From a single Triplophysa rosa linkage group LG17, Trosa_1v2, whole genome shotgun sequence genomic region:
- the tbx16 gene encoding T-box transcription factor 16, which produces MQPIRDLKHNFSLPPPPSMAGSGDSYHQGNIRMTLEDPELWRSFHEIGTEMIITKPGRRMFPHCKISLSGLVPYAKYILLVDMVPEDSLRYKWNKDKWEIAGKAEPQPPYRTYLHPDSPAPGSHWMKQTVSFLKLKLTNNALDQHGHIILHSMHRYHPRFHIVQADDLYSVRWSVFQTFTFPETSFTAVTAYQNTKITKLKIDHNPFAKGFRDEGTNSKRRANRSLADPERAAKKMNISKDSEHGSPRDLDDDAGRKELEVKCEPYSPWGTASDNHALRADSPLGSDPRDMYSSEQLVPGHNTYHPSRYHEYGKSPSPSSSVGSGSGCVSRSSFESRVPDVATVPDHDASSKPSVPEFGPTPCPPHPSTGHQDYTGVLNMAIAQAKPGMLGHPPLYTPYSTEQSLGQWSGAPSTQYPPPPPPHHHLPTEYSSQAVHHSYHHGNVGDWSQYPLFSYSCW; this is translated from the exons ATGCAGCCTATCAGAG acctcaaGCATAATTTCAGCCTTCCACCTCCACCATCCATGGCTGGATCTGGTGATTCCTATCACCAAGGCAACATCCGAATGACTTTGGAGGATCCAGAGCTGTGGAGGTCATTCCATGAGATCGGCACGGAGATGATCATCACCAAACCGGGAAG GAGAATGTTCCCACACTGTAAGATCAGCTTGTCTGGATTGGTGCCGTATGCAAAGTACATCTTGTTGGTGGATATGGTCCCAGAAGACAGTCTCAGATATAAG TGGAACAAAGATAAGTGGGAGATCGCTGGGAAAGCAGAGCCCCAGCCGCCCTACAGGACGTACCTGCACCCTGACTCTCCAGCTCCTGGCAGCCACTGGATGAAACAGACTGTGTCTTTCCTCAAGCTCAAACTGACCAACAATGCTCTTGACCAGCACGGACAT ATTATCCTGCACTCCATGCACCGCTACCACCCGCGTTTCCACATCGTCCAGGCCGATGATTTGTACAGCGTACGCTGGAGCGTCTTCCAAACTTTCACTTTCCCTGAGACTTCTTTCACAGCAGTCACTGCCTACCAGAACACAAAG ATTACAAAGTTGAAAATTGACCACAACCCCTTTGCCAAAGGTTTCAGAGATGAGGGTACAAACTCCAAAAG ACGAGCGAATAGAAGTCTGGCTGATCCCGAGAGAGCTGCAAAGAAGATGAACATCTCAAAAGACTCCGAGCATGGAAGTCCAAGAG ATCTGGACGATGATGCGGGTCGTAAGGAACTGGAGGTAAAGTGTGAGCCTTACTCCCCGTGGGGCACTGCGTCTGACAATCACGCTCTCCGTGCAGATTCTCCTCTGGGCTCGGACCCCCGAGACATGTACAGTTCAGAACAGCTTGTACCTGGACACAACACATACCACCCCAGCAG ATATCACGAATATGGCAAATCCCCCTCTCCTTCATCCAGCGTGGGCAGCGGTAGCGGCTGTGTTAGCCGTTCCAGCTTTGAGTCTCGCGTGCCTGATGTCGCCACCGTCCCCGATCATGACGCCTCCAGTAAGCCATCCGTCCCTGAGTTCGGCCCCACCCCTTGTCCTCCTCATCCCTCGACGGGGCACCAAGACTACACGGGAGTACTGAACATGGCCATCGCTCAGGCCAAGCCAGGTATGCTGGGCCACCCTCCTCTCTACACCCCCTACAGTACCGAACAGTCTCTGGGGCAATGGAGCGGAGCGCCGTCCACCCAGTACCCCCCGCCGCCACCACCACACCATCACCTACCCACGGAATACAGCAGCCAGGCTGTCCATCACAGCTATCACCATGGGAACGTGGGGGACTGGAGCCAATACCCACTGTTCTCTTACTCCTGCTGGTGA